The Nitrospira sp. KM1 genome includes a window with the following:
- a CDS encoding TIGR03790 family protein, with amino-acid sequence MRMDFVPHPVNSSMRWKILAASIFMWVAQFFPLPAEAELAPNQVMIVAGSKPDSLAVAQHYAMRRGIPGTHIVKLDIPVDETISWDDYERKIVGPVRESILTQGLSRDIRVLVTVYGVPLRVSAPILTAEERWCRQDAEHRLAAARSRLLQVERKAKEVPGQGDGFHTEKIGQGVLQFERNLAFLDHIDLVAREVVKRAKSLDPPTLDLWYQRIESLVRDYQGIAGVAQLKVDLSREQNAQAGEATRIRAQQGEGLQLLLGSVEIPVRRDRNELYALAERIYGAYGVFGLATLELSRLSVEHADASVDSELSLLWWDRRQYGAGWRQPNVLYYNHKKSSGRARKDIPVLMVSRIDASNAGRAMGLVDRAIEAEQDGVRGTVYLDARGLSTKDKQDTMSRYDQSLRDLHALITQRTSYRTVLENTETRFHRPGEAPDTALYIGWYRLRQYEDAFTFRPGAIGYHIASAEAISLHSASEAGWCKNALDRGITATLGSVGEPYLDSFPEPLEFGALLLTGQYSLVEAYYLTSRWVSWRMVLIGDPLYNPWKRAPAMPRSALTMFPLAPIAPSDQSIDDPMLARDGLQQARDQARVRLDEILHDQVSLAERLNG; translated from the coding sequence ATGCGCATGGATTTCGTTCCACATCCGGTCAACAGCAGCATGAGGTGGAAGATCTTGGCCGCGTCCATATTCATGTGGGTCGCTCAATTCTTTCCACTACCGGCCGAGGCAGAGCTCGCACCGAATCAGGTGATGATCGTGGCCGGCAGCAAACCGGACAGCCTCGCGGTCGCGCAGCATTACGCGATGCGCCGCGGTATTCCGGGCACACACATCGTCAAACTCGACATTCCGGTTGATGAGACCATCAGTTGGGATGATTACGAACGAAAAATCGTCGGGCCCGTCCGCGAGTCGATCCTGACGCAAGGATTGTCGCGGGACATCAGGGTTCTGGTCACCGTCTATGGTGTGCCGCTTCGCGTCTCGGCGCCGATCCTCACCGCAGAAGAACGGTGGTGCCGTCAGGATGCGGAACATCGTCTTGCCGCGGCTCGTTCACGTCTGTTGCAAGTGGAACGCAAGGCAAAGGAAGTGCCGGGACAAGGAGATGGGTTTCATACGGAAAAGATCGGCCAGGGGGTGCTTCAGTTCGAGCGCAATCTGGCGTTCCTCGATCACATCGACTTGGTTGCCCGTGAAGTCGTGAAGCGTGCGAAGTCACTCGATCCGCCGACGTTGGATCTGTGGTATCAACGGATCGAGTCACTGGTGCGGGATTATCAGGGCATCGCCGGTGTCGCGCAACTCAAGGTGGACCTTTCGCGGGAACAGAACGCACAGGCAGGTGAAGCGACACGCATCCGGGCACAACAGGGAGAAGGATTGCAGCTCCTGTTGGGGTCCGTCGAAATCCCCGTCCGGCGTGATCGAAATGAACTCTATGCTCTGGCGGAGCGGATCTACGGCGCCTACGGTGTCTTTGGCCTCGCGACGCTTGAATTGAGTCGTCTATCCGTCGAACATGCAGACGCGTCCGTCGATAGTGAACTCAGTCTGCTCTGGTGGGATCGGCGCCAATATGGTGCAGGCTGGCGGCAGCCGAACGTGTTGTATTACAACCACAAGAAATCCTCAGGCCGTGCGCGCAAAGACATTCCTGTGTTGATGGTCAGCCGGATCGATGCGTCTAACGCCGGACGAGCCATGGGACTGGTCGATCGTGCAATTGAGGCGGAGCAGGACGGCGTGAGGGGAACAGTCTATCTCGATGCCCGCGGGTTATCCACCAAGGATAAGCAGGACACGATGAGCCGATACGACCAAAGCCTGCGAGATCTTCACGCACTCATTACCCAGCGGACGTCATATCGAACGGTTCTGGAGAATACGGAAACGAGGTTCCATCGACCTGGGGAAGCGCCCGACACGGCGCTCTACATCGGATGGTACCGGTTGCGGCAGTATGAAGACGCGTTTACCTTCCGCCCGGGCGCAATCGGTTATCACATAGCGTCTGCCGAGGCCATAAGTCTTCATTCCGCGTCCGAAGCAGGCTGGTGCAAGAATGCCTTGGATCGTGGGATTACCGCCACGTTGGGTTCCGTCGGAGAGCCGTATTTGGATTCGTTTCCGGAGCCGTTGGAGTTCGGCGCGCTGCTGCTGACCGGACAGTATTCGCTCGTCGAAGCGTACTATTTAACCAGCCGATGGGTGAGTTGGCGGATGGTATTGATCGGCGATCCGCTGTATAACCCATGGAAACGCGCTCCGGCGATGCCCCGCTCCGCACTCACGATGTTTCCACTTGCTCCCATCGCCCCATCTGACCAGTCGATCGACGACCCGATGTTGGCGCGAGACGGCCTTCAACAGGCCCGCGACCAAGCCCGCGTCAGACTGGACGAGATCCTCCACGATCAAGTCTCGCTTGCCGAAAGGCTCAACGGCTGA
- a CDS encoding outer membrane beta-barrel protein, with product MGGGDSNATRTFLDPDLTIHPTPYVSLRREHAYYAKVPFSLYQVTRMRDESITGRKHMVVIFVLFGFLPAMAQPAFAEFEFSVYGGTSITPKIDLTVTLPQSNVSVPGVKVDNSITGGVKIGYWLDKMSSAVSVGFGLDGFYFEPKIDRQTVPSTTNFQGITFQNSSTVSPLTLETFGIGIDVFKLRLHLLEEKNFPMGRLQPQLSIGPSVFVVNVKDTTNFAPNNQQQHQTSVGLKAGAGVQFLFTQYLGVFAEYRFTRYSMDVAFRAQNNVASQNITADINTHHLVGGLSLHF from the coding sequence TTGGGCGGTGGTGACTCCAACGCTACTCGCACATTTCTTGACCCTGATTTAACAATCCATCCGACGCCATATGTTAGCTTGCGGCGAGAACACGCGTACTACGCGAAGGTGCCTTTTAGTCTGTATCAGGTCACCAGAATGCGCGATGAATCGATCACCGGCCGTAAACACATGGTCGTGATTTTTGTCTTGTTTGGATTCCTGCCGGCCATGGCTCAGCCCGCCTTCGCCGAGTTTGAATTTTCTGTCTATGGAGGAACGAGCATTACGCCGAAGATCGACCTCACCGTCACCCTTCCGCAAAGCAATGTAAGCGTTCCGGGTGTCAAGGTGGATAACTCTATTACGGGGGGTGTCAAGATCGGATACTGGCTCGATAAGATGTCTTCGGCAGTCTCGGTTGGATTTGGCCTTGACGGATTTTATTTTGAACCGAAGATCGATCGCCAGACTGTGCCATCTACAACCAATTTCCAGGGGATCACGTTTCAAAACTCGAGCACGGTGAGCCCGCTCACGCTCGAAACCTTTGGCATTGGCATTGATGTGTTTAAACTTAGGCTCCATCTCCTTGAAGAAAAAAACTTCCCGATGGGCAGATTGCAACCACAGCTAAGCATCGGCCCATCCGTGTTTGTGGTCAACGTCAAAGACACCACCAATTTTGCCCCCAACAATCAACAGCAGCATCAAACGTCGGTCGGACTCAAGGCCGGCGCTGGCGTGCAGTTTCTTTTCACGCAATATCTTGGCGTGTTTGCTGAATATCGGTTCACGCGCTATTCCATGGATGTCGCATTCCGTGCACAAAACAATGTGGCATCTCAGAACATCACTGCCGATATCAACACCCACCATCTGGTCGGAGGTCTGAGTCTTCATTTCTAG
- a CDS encoding polysaccharide biosynthesis/export family protein, which produces MDNRIDLVTSIHSTFVVLSLMLVLGVAGCAGTANQMSTPAATDAPDAGYLLGPEDVLTVTVWRDEHLTKETVVRPDGMISFPLIEDVPAAGRTVADVRADITKRLTRYMPTPNVSVAVTKLLSYRIYVLGRVNKPGEFMVGHTTDILQALSLAGGLTPYASENDIKIIRRVGGEQQTFEFRYAEVRKGKDLNQNIILQRGDVVMVP; this is translated from the coding sequence ATGGATAACAGGATTGATCTGGTGACGTCGATCCATAGCACGTTCGTAGTCCTGAGCCTCATGCTCGTTCTGGGAGTCGCCGGGTGCGCCGGTACGGCGAATCAGATGAGCACGCCGGCGGCGACTGATGCCCCGGACGCCGGGTATCTGCTGGGACCGGAAGATGTGCTGACCGTGACTGTATGGCGGGACGAACATCTGACGAAAGAAACGGTCGTGCGCCCGGACGGCATGATCTCCTTTCCACTGATCGAGGACGTCCCGGCGGCCGGCCGTACGGTGGCAGACGTTCGAGCAGACATTACAAAGCGTCTGACTCGGTATATGCCCACGCCGAATGTTTCGGTTGCAGTCACGAAGCTGCTCAGTTACCGAATATATGTGCTGGGCCGAGTCAACAAACCTGGTGAGTTTATGGTCGGTCACACGACCGACATTCTTCAGGCCCTGAGTCTCGCCGGAGGTCTGACGCCCTATGCATCGGAAAACGACATCAAGATCATACGCCGGGTTGGCGGAGAACAGCAGACGTTCGAGTTTCGGTATGCGGAAGTCAGAAAAGGAAAGGATCTGAATCAGAACATCATATTGCAACGCGGCGACGTGGTCATGGTGCCTTGA
- a CDS encoding CpsD/CapB family tyrosine-protein kinase, translating into MEDLQHAMERYREQGGGSPSRGPGGTRLKEVPPPIIYSRTKVIDCPEHVLRRKRIVAGFDRGPFVEGYNLLRTQVLHRLRENNWNVLGITSPRQSEGKTLTAVNLAVTLAMEVTQTVLLVDADLRKPGVDELFGLTDLPGLADVLLDEKPVDEALVHPGIGRFVILPAGRSIPRSAETLTTPRMSALVSDLKHRYESRILIFDLPPVLTSADVLAFGPSLDAVLIVASEGITRRADLEEAIHRLKGAVPILGTVLNQVGRGDPRSVKAHAKKPITF; encoded by the coding sequence ATGGAAGATCTACAACATGCCATGGAACGATATCGCGAGCAGGGCGGCGGTTCGCCCAGCAGAGGGCCCGGAGGTACCAGATTAAAAGAGGTTCCTCCTCCCATCATCTATAGCCGGACGAAGGTGATTGATTGTCCGGAGCATGTTCTGCGGCGTAAGCGCATCGTGGCAGGATTTGATCGCGGGCCGTTCGTCGAGGGTTACAATCTGCTTCGCACACAGGTGTTACATCGCTTACGGGAGAACAATTGGAATGTGCTTGGGATCACGAGTCCGAGGCAGTCGGAAGGAAAGACGCTCACGGCGGTGAATCTCGCGGTGACCCTTGCGATGGAGGTCACGCAAACCGTGTTGCTGGTCGATGCAGATCTGCGCAAGCCCGGAGTGGACGAGTTGTTTGGCCTGACAGACCTTCCCGGGCTTGCCGATGTGCTGCTGGACGAGAAACCGGTCGACGAGGCGCTCGTGCATCCTGGAATCGGCCGGTTTGTCATCCTTCCGGCCGGCCGGTCAATTCCTCGGTCCGCTGAAACGCTGACCACTCCACGCATGAGTGCGCTGGTCAGCGATCTCAAGCATCGATATGAGTCCCGCATTCTGATTTTCGATCTTCCGCCGGTTCTCACCAGCGCCGACGTGCTGGCGTTTGGGCCCTCGCTCGACGCGGTCCTGATCGTGGCAAGCGAAGGCATCACGCGGCGGGCCGACTTGGAAGAAGCGATTCACCGGCTGAAGGGGGCTGTGCCGATTCTCGGCACGGTCCTCAATCAGGTCGGCCGCGGAGATCCTCGTTCGGTCAAGGCCCATGCGAAGAAACCAATTACGTTCTGA
- a CDS encoding tyrosine-type recombinase/integrase encodes METICVSVNFACRMGTSWLGWLLCQNVLLLTVHNCGELTRRHENQYTSRVLKAWKARCEKKWPLCPWICHRGGIQLESLKHSWRKACVAVGLGAMVQDPTKGREVWQGRIPHDFRRTAVRNMVRAGVPEKVAMAISGHKTRSIFDRYNVVDERDLEKAAKSLSAYFEEQKKVTLKRQKKFWSWREELNRPPVAGSA; translated from the coding sequence ATGGAGACGATCTGTGTCTCAGTGAACTTCGCTTGCCGCATGGGAACCTCCTGGCTAGGGTGGCTATTGTGCCAGAACGTTCTCCTTTTGACCGTCCACAATTGCGGGGAGCTTACAAGAAGACATGAAAACCAGTACACCTCGCGTGTTCTCAAGGCCTGGAAGGCTCGCTGTGAGAAGAAATGGCCATTGTGTCCTTGGATCTGCCATCGGGGCGGTATTCAGCTCGAAAGCCTCAAGCATTCATGGCGGAAAGCATGTGTCGCCGTTGGCCTTGGCGCCATGGTCCAGGATCCAACGAAAGGCCGTGAAGTTTGGCAAGGAAGAATTCCGCACGATTTTCGAAGAACGGCTGTGCGGAACATGGTGCGTGCTGGCGTGCCCGAAAAGGTAGCAATGGCGATCTCCGGTCACAAGACACGGAGCATCTTCGACAGGTATAACGTCGTTGATGAGCGAGACCTCGAGAAAGCGGCAAAGTCCCTCTCGGCATACTTCGAGGAACAGAAAAAGGTTACACTGAAAAGGCAAAAGAAGTTCTGGAGCTGGCGAGAGGAATTGAACCGTCCACCCGTCGCCGGATCGGCCTGA
- a CDS encoding IS3 family transposase (programmed frameshift), with product MKRSKFSEEQIVYALRQAESGTPIGDVCRQLGIAEQTFYAWKKKYAHLGVSELRRLRQLEEENSRLKRLVADLSLDKHMLSEGLAKKSLRPARRRELAHWLHETCSVSCLRACRLAQFSRAAWYRTSRAKDQSALRLRLRDLAHARPRFGYQRIWVLLRREGWVSNRKRVRRLYRLDGLQLRMRVRRRKHIALHRGPAPVAVGPHERWSMDFVHDSLADGRPFRILTVVDNWSRSSPVLEVGFRMTGMLVSQVLDRVLGTAAGPRSITVDHGTEFQSRALEDWAYRRGVQLDFIRPGKPVENAFIESLNGRLRDECLNVHQFVSWAEAQAIVEAWRVDYNHHRPHSSLGHLTPMEFVSQRQIMQTVEEVVCSG from the exons ATGAAGCGGTCGAAATTCTCGGAAGAGCAGATTGTCTACGCCCTGCGACAGGCCGAGTCGGGCACCCCGATTGGGGATGTCTGTCGGCAACTTGGGATAGCCGAGCAGACCTTCTACGCGTGGAAAAAGAAGTACGCCCACCTGGGAGTGAGCGAACTCCGACGGTTACGCCAGCTCGAGGAAGAAAATAGCCGGCTGAAACGGCTCGTGGCCGATCTCTCGCTGGATAAGCATATGCTGTCGGAGG GCCTTGCGAAAAAAAGTCTGAGGCCCGCCCGCCGTCGAGAACTCGCGCACTGGTTGCACGAGACGTGCTCGGTGAGCTGTCTGCGGGCCTGTCGACTGGCGCAGTTTAGTCGCGCGGCCTGGTATCGAACAAGTCGGGCGAAAGATCAATCGGCACTACGGTTGCGTCTCCGTGATCTGGCTCACGCGCGACCCCGCTTTGGCTATCAGCGGATCTGGGTGCTGTTACGGCGTGAAGGGTGGGTGAGCAATCGCAAACGGGTGCGCCGCCTTTATCGCCTCGACGGTTTACAGCTGCGCATGCGGGTGCGGCGCCGCAAGCACATCGCGCTCCACCGGGGGCCGGCTCCGGTGGCGGTGGGTCCACACGAGCGCTGGAGCATGGACTTTGTGCATGATAGTCTCGCCGACGGCCGGCCGTTTCGGATTCTGACCGTCGTCGATAACTGGAGTCGCTCTAGCCCGGTGCTCGAGGTGGGATTTCGCATGACCGGCATGCTAGTGAGTCAGGTTCTGGATCGGGTGCTCGGCACAGCGGCGGGGCCGCGCTCGATTACGGTGGATCATGGGACGGAATTTCAGTCTCGCGCCTTGGAAGATTGGGCCTACCGTCGCGGGGTACAACTGGACTTCATCCGACCGGGCAAGCCCGTGGAGAATGCCTTCATTGAGTCATTGAATGGCCGTCTACGTGATGAGTGTTTGAATGTGCATCAGTTCGTCTCCTGGGCGGAGGCGCAAGCGATTGTCGAAGCCTGGCGGGTGGATTACAATCACCACCGCCCCCACAGCTCACTCGGCCACCTGACACCGATGGAGTTTGTCAGTCAACGTCAGATCATGCAGACCGTCGAGGAAGTCGTCTGTTCTGGGTAA
- a CDS encoding Wzz/FepE/Etk N-terminal domain-containing protein: MVSVESISSVPVSQETQSVRDLWQMFRRRRWAVGIIGVTIFALGVAIALLWPPVYRSKATILIEEQEIPPDLVRSAISSYADQRIETIKQQVMSRATLWKIIEQYNLYEALRRRSATEEVLEQFTKDIRLEVINVKVVDRRSQQPTQATIAFTLAYDGESPEVAQKVANEVTSLFLQENLKTRERHAQETTAFLKQEAEHLSKHIDELEMKTAALKQRADGALPELTQLNMQLMSQTERELLEVDRDIRSTEERKRFLEGELATLKPNTPIIAASGERLLDAGERLKTLRAQYASANGYLFPEHPDIIKMQQEMEALEREVGAKAPGEEVGKRLDGQRAYLASLINKYGEDHPDVIRGRRVITGLEEELGRIAAQPREAYPLKPENPAYINIQSQLSSTAASLESLKNHRTALKKRAEDYAKRVERLPQFEPEYQALQHDRESSLRKYHEIRSRLMEAQVSEGLEIQRKGERFSLIDPPDLPGRPDRPNRPLILILAAVLASIGGLGAGVAMEQVDETIRNPAQICLAAGVPPLALIPYVPDAKEIQVHRSRRWKMRWVGVGAAVVLLVLGHLFWYPLDVVWYAALRKLGLT; this comes from the coding sequence ATGGTATCTGTAGAATCTATTTCCTCGGTTCCAGTATCTCAAGAAACACAAAGTGTACGTGACCTTTGGCAGATGTTTCGCCGCCGTCGATGGGCGGTCGGCATCATAGGGGTCACGATCTTCGCTCTCGGTGTGGCTATCGCGTTACTGTGGCCTCCCGTCTATCGGTCGAAGGCCACCATTCTAATCGAGGAGCAGGAAATTCCTCCAGACCTCGTCCGATCAGCAATCAGCAGTTATGCGGACCAGCGAATCGAGACGATCAAACAGCAGGTGATGAGCCGCGCGACGCTCTGGAAGATTATCGAACAATACAACCTCTATGAAGCCTTGCGCCGCAGGAGCGCAACCGAAGAGGTATTGGAACAATTCACCAAGGACATTCGTCTCGAGGTGATCAATGTCAAGGTCGTTGACCGCAGGTCTCAGCAACCGACTCAGGCAACGATTGCCTTCACGCTGGCCTATGACGGAGAGTCTCCGGAAGTCGCGCAGAAAGTTGCGAACGAAGTGACGAGCCTGTTTCTCCAAGAGAATCTCAAGACACGTGAGCGGCATGCACAGGAGACGACCGCGTTTCTGAAACAGGAAGCAGAACATCTGAGCAAGCACATCGACGAACTGGAGATGAAGACTGCGGCGCTGAAGCAGAGAGCGGACGGCGCACTTCCAGAACTCACCCAACTCAACATGCAGCTCATGAGCCAGACGGAGCGTGAACTGCTCGAAGTCGATCGGGACATCAGAAGCACTGAAGAACGGAAGCGTTTTCTGGAAGGCGAACTGGCCACTTTGAAGCCGAACACGCCGATCATTGCAGCATCGGGGGAAAGGCTTCTCGATGCGGGAGAACGACTGAAGACCTTGCGGGCCCAGTATGCCAGCGCCAATGGATATTTGTTTCCCGAGCATCCGGATATCATCAAGATGCAACAGGAAATGGAAGCCCTTGAACGTGAGGTCGGCGCCAAAGCTCCTGGTGAGGAAGTCGGAAAGCGTCTGGACGGTCAACGGGCCTATCTTGCGTCATTGATCAACAAATATGGGGAAGACCATCCGGATGTCATTCGGGGACGAAGGGTCATAACCGGTCTGGAAGAAGAACTCGGGCGCATTGCGGCTCAACCGCGCGAGGCATATCCATTGAAACCGGAAAATCCGGCGTACATCAATATTCAGTCCCAGCTGTCATCGACGGCCGCATCCCTGGAATCACTGAAGAACCATAGGACCGCCTTGAAGAAACGTGCTGAAGATTATGCCAAGCGCGTCGAACGCTTGCCGCAGTTCGAGCCGGAGTATCAAGCGTTGCAGCATGACCGCGAAAGTTCGCTCCGGAAGTATCATGAAATTCGGTCACGTCTCATGGAGGCGCAGGTTTCAGAAGGACTGGAGATTCAACGAAAAGGTGAGCGGTTTTCGTTGATCGATCCCCCGGATCTGCCGGGTCGTCCGGATCGGCCGAACCGGCCGCTCATCCTCATACTAGCAGCGGTACTGGCTTCGATCGGAGGGTTGGGGGCGGGTGTGGCGATGGAACAGGTGGACGAGACGATCCGCAATCCAGCGCAAATATGCCTTGCGGCGGGAGTGCCTCCGCTGGCGCTGATTCCCTATGTTCCCGATGCAAAAGAAATTCAAGTACACAGAAGCCGGCGATGGAAGATGCGATGGGTAGGCGTGGGTGCTGCAGTGGTGCTGCTCGTCCTGGGACATCTGTTCTGGTATCCACTGGACGTCGTCTGGTATGCAGCGTTACGGAAGCTGGGGCTGACCTAA
- a CDS encoding AAA family ATPase, with product MYESYYGLRGNPFSLIPDPAYLYQGRKHKLALNLLEYGMLNRSAFTVITGEPGTGKTTLLNTILERSERAVTLGVLSHTHVGLGSLLPWVLMTFGVDGKGMDSVELYRAFAGFLNQEHDKHRRVVLVVDEAQNLGGAMLEELRLLSNLNDARRQPLQIILSGQPALRALLRQSELVQFAQRISVDYHLEPFDHVETPEYIRHRINVAGGPATLMTDAAYLAVHRLSGGNARLINQVCDVALAYGFAAQSRWITSQMVIKAAMDRSAGGILPLMDVNPTELFTEEEQRLELQQICALSQPAPAVKPNTKSSNDSETATGLYKRGVAFKNAGAYKQAISFFEQAAQDQGLAMKSNTQIALCLRACGRAAEATRMFQQLLKSGHGTEEDRRQVRYFLARILEASGQIDAAIGLYRALGKEHRDYRDVKDRLGRLAAPESSGSWSASGWWAKLLPRRRTPAFRNPS from the coding sequence GTGTATGAATCGTACTATGGCCTTCGCGGTAATCCATTTTCGCTGATCCCGGATCCCGCGTATCTCTATCAAGGACGCAAGCACAAGTTGGCCTTGAATCTGCTGGAATACGGAATGCTCAATCGAAGTGCGTTCACGGTCATCACCGGCGAGCCGGGAACAGGGAAAACCACGTTGCTCAATACAATTCTGGAGCGGTCCGAACGAGCGGTGACGCTTGGCGTGCTGTCCCACACGCACGTGGGGCTCGGCAGTCTGCTTCCCTGGGTCTTAATGACCTTCGGGGTGGACGGCAAGGGAATGGACAGCGTCGAATTGTATCGGGCCTTTGCCGGGTTTTTGAATCAAGAACATGATAAACATCGACGGGTCGTTCTCGTCGTGGATGAAGCGCAAAATCTTGGCGGCGCGATGCTCGAGGAATTGAGGCTGTTGTCCAACCTGAACGACGCGAGACGTCAGCCCTTACAGATCATTCTGTCCGGGCAACCGGCGTTGCGCGCGCTGTTGCGCCAGAGCGAACTCGTACAGTTCGCCCAACGCATCTCCGTCGATTACCATCTGGAACCGTTTGACCATGTGGAAACGCCTGAGTACATCCGGCATCGCATCAATGTCGCCGGAGGTCCGGCGACATTGATGACGGACGCCGCGTATCTTGCCGTTCATCGCTTGAGCGGGGGAAATGCGCGATTGATCAATCAGGTTTGCGACGTGGCGCTGGCCTACGGCTTTGCCGCACAAAGCCGGTGGATTACCTCGCAAATGGTGATCAAGGCAGCGATGGACAGGAGCGCCGGGGGCATTTTGCCGTTGATGGACGTCAATCCTACCGAATTGTTCACCGAAGAAGAGCAACGCCTGGAGCTGCAACAGATTTGTGCATTGTCGCAGCCGGCGCCCGCGGTCAAGCCGAATACAAAATCCTCGAACGATTCGGAGACGGCGACCGGCTTATATAAGAGAGGCGTGGCGTTTAAGAATGCCGGAGCGTACAAGCAAGCTATCTCGTTTTTCGAACAGGCCGCTCAGGATCAGGGTTTGGCTATGAAGTCCAACACACAGATCGCACTATGTCTGCGGGCGTGCGGCCGAGCGGCAGAGGCCACGCGCATGTTCCAGCAGTTGCTGAAGAGCGGGCATGGAACGGAGGAAGATCGGCGGCAGGTCCGATATTTCCTGGCCAGGATCCTCGAAGCCTCGGGACAGATCGACGCTGCCATCGGACTGTACCGGGCATTGGGAAAAGAACATCGCGACTATCGGGATGTCAAGGACAGGCTGGGCCGCCTGGCGGCTCCTGAATCCTCTGGGTCTTGGTCTGCGAGCGGATGGTGGGCAAAGCTGTTACCCCGGCGCCGTACTCCGGCCTTTCGTAATCCGTCCTGA